The following are encoded together in the Vicia villosa cultivar HV-30 ecotype Madison, WI unplaced genomic scaffold, Vvil1.0 ctg.000663F_1_1, whole genome shotgun sequence genome:
- the LOC131630236 gene encoding uncharacterized protein LOC131630236 — MPRHDGTVNAIDVVTEQEFVQQRSSPIDALKRYLLAKGFVLEHNEAFKTTLQRLVNQGLVQFKEYPEEEYVAMLDRNEPLIIPRQGARKTLIIPCAKATLLIPAQVHTRIIPVRDQYPVDKMKAVPWEYESNASTDVTNIVGPGGMTRSGRIFNTAKSKENSAQANDQATVVPTERSTPIDKEITNKDAEEFLALIKKSDYKVVDQLHQTPSRISLLSLLIHSEKHRDTLMKILSAAHVTKDITVNQFDGMVANLTAGACLSFSEHELPSQGKEHNKALHISIQCGKAHLSRVLIDTGSSLNVMPKATLDKIDLEGLVIRPSRLVVKAFDGSQSPVFGEVDLPVVIGPHTFCINFQVMEIEPAYTCLLGRPWIHAAGAVTSTLHQKVKFVDGNSIVTVSGEEDIFVSNLDSYRYIEAGEKALETSFQALEIATAVILPIEKTRRAVTSWRDLQDTKMEGWGKIPEVQEKKDRLGLGYQPTKKAAKEEQRFPPIAQTFVTGGYEHKDNNTHASPEA; from the exons ATGCCCCGTCATGATGGCACAGTTAATGCAATAGATGTAGTCACCGAGCAAGAGTTTGTTCAACAACggagctcccccatagatgcccttaagaggtatctacttgcAAAGGGGTTCGTCCTCGAACATAACGAAGCCTTTAAGACAACCTTGCAAAGACTCGTGAATCAAGGGTTAGTTCAGTTTAAAGAATATCCTGAGGAAGAGTATGTGGCCATGCTGGACAGGAATGAACCGTTAATAATACCAAGACAAGGGGCAAGGAAGACGTTGATCATCCCTTGCGCCAAAGCCACACTGCTGATACCCGCACAAGTACACACTAGGATTATCCCAGTCAGGGATCAATATCCTGTGGACAAGATGAAGGCAGTTCCATGGGAATATGAGTCTAATGCTAGTACCGATGTGACAAACATCGTCGGGCCCGGGGGTATGACTCGTAGCGGTCGCATATTCAATACTGCTAAATCAAAAGAGAATTCAGCACAAGCAAATGATCAAGCTACTGTGGTCCCTACTGAAAGAAGCACACCCATAGACAAGGAGATCACTAACAAAGATGccgaagaattcttggcattaatcaagaaaagtgattataagGTAGTGGATCAGTTGCACCAAACTCCATCCAGGATATCACTCCTCTCGCTGTTAATCCATTCAGAAAAACATCGAGACACCCTGATGAAGATCTTGAGTGCTGCCCATGTAACCAAAGACATCACTGTAAATCAAtttgatggaatggtggctaatcttaCTGCTGGGGCATGCTTAAGCTTCAGTGAACACGAGTTGCCCTCACAAGGGAAAGAGCATAACAAAGCCctgcatatctccatacaatgtgggAAAGCTCATCTGTCTAGAGTGCTGATCGACACAGGATCgtcattaaatgtgatgccaaaggccACCTTAGACAAGATAGATTTGGAAGGACTGGTAATAAGACCAAGCCGTCTGGTGGTCAAAGCCTTTGATGGGTCGCAAAGCCCGGTGTTTGGAGAGGTGGACCTCCCTGTGGTAATAGGCCCTCAcactttctgcatcaatttccaagtaatgGAGATTGAGCCTGCCTACACATGTTtattaggacgcccttggatccatgctgctggggcagttacctctaCTCTGCATCAAAAGGTGAAATTTGTGGATGGAAACTCTATAGTAACCGTCAGTGGGGAGGAGgacatatttgtcagcaatctagaCTCATACCGATACATTGAGGCTGGGGAAAAGGCATTAGAGACTTCGTTCCAAGCACTAGAGATTGCCACTGCTGTCATACTACCAATTGAGAAAACACGAAGGGCGGTGACATCCTGGAGAGACCTGCAAGACACAAAGATGGAAGGCTGGGGAAAAATTCCAGAAGTACAAGAGAAGAAAGATCgtctggggttaggataccaaccaaCAAAGAAGGCTGCAAAGGAAGAGCAACGATTCCCTCCGATCGCACAGACTTTTGTTACAGGTGGATATGAGCAT AAAGACAATAAcactcatgcctcgcccgaagcatag